A window of Mytilus edulis chromosome 10, xbMytEdul2.2, whole genome shotgun sequence contains these coding sequences:
- the LOC139492075 gene encoding uncharacterized protein gives MSDYEEDDTGEVEEDDISQDNGEAEEEEEITFQIIVGGSLRGKCLLKDSKGYNYTLKAEKGEKSWWRCSKRTNYFRCGASVSQVGNKFTIGRYPHEHPPDPKINPCDRTKKRRSFKKELEREVEKALGDASLMTCSSVDSDNTDDSPLKIKISPVKKFKSNPNTNNNSERDIQDELLKLEKERLQVDKDRLRVERERLEVSKQILEEIRNHSGRCNCMNPAVTSMVI, from the exons ATGTCTGATTATGAGGAAGATGATACAGGTGAAGTAGAAGAAGATGATATTAGTCAGGATAATGGAGAAGCAGAGGAAGAGGAAGAGATAACATTCCAGATTATAGTTGGTGGATCATTACGTGGGAAATGTCTACTCAAAGATAGCAAAGGATACAACTATACACTAAAG GCAGAAAAGGGAGAGAAATCATGGTGGAGATGTAGTAAAAGAACAAACTACTTTCGATGTGGAGCTTCTGTGAGCCAAGTTGGGAACAAATTTACTATTGGTAGATATCCTCATGAACATCCTCCAGATCCAAAAATAAATCCCTGTGATAGAACAAAAAAACGAAGGTCGTTTAAG aaggaaCTGGAAAGAGAAGTAGAAAAGGCTTTGGGAGACGCATCATTGATGACCTGCTCTAGTGTTGATTCAGACAATACAGATGATTcaccattaaaaataaaaatatctccAGTTAAGAAGTTTAAATCTAACCCAAATACCAACAACAACTCAGAAAG GGATATCCAAGATGAATTACTCAAGTTAGAAAAAGAAAGACTACAAGTAGATAAGGATAGACTGAGAGTAGAAAGAGAAAGACTAGAAGTATCAAAGCAAATACTGGAAGAAATAAGAAATCATAGTGGACGATGTAATTGTATGAACCCAGCAGTGACTTCAATGGTTAtttga